The Thermosipho melanesiensis BI429 sequence ATTCAATTATAGAAACATTATATTTTTTTCTTATATCATTTAAAAGTCTTTTAACAATAGAACGTTTTTCCTTTAACGAAAATACTCCAAACAATCTAATATCAACCTCTAAAAAACTTACAGGCATATTACAACTCCTCTATTGTAAAATTATCATTGGTATATATACAAATTTCACTTGCAATTCTAATTGATTCCAATGCAATTTCCTTTGCAGATAAATTTGTATGTTTTAAAAGAGCTCTACCTGCCGCAATGGCATATGGCGAACCTGAGCCTATAGATGCTATATCATCTTCAGGTTGTATCACTTCACCTGTTCCCGAAATTATAAACGTATATTTTTTATCCGCTACCAAAAGCAAAGCTTCTAATCTTCTTAACACCCTATCTGTTCTCCAATCTTTTGCAAGTTCAACAGCTGATTTTAATAAATTGCCCCCCCATTCTCTGTATTTTGCTTCAAATCTGTCAAAAAGTGCCATTGCATCTGCAACCGAACCAGCAAAACCCGCTAAAACATTACCTTCTCCCATTTTTCTAACCTTCTTTGCATTACCCTTCATTATGGTATTTCCATATGTAACCTGGCCGTCTGAAACCATCACAACAGAATCATTTTTTCTAACACAAACTACTGTAGTTGATCTCCATTTCATAACTTCACCTCCAAACCCGCCTTCTTTAATCTATTCATAACCGAAAAAAGTATACCTCTCTCTTCTAATTTCTCAACATATGCAATTTGAAAGTCCATTTTATCTATTTGTCTTAATAATCTAAAAAGATTTTGTGCAATTGTATATGGATTTTCCAAACTTCCTAATACTACAACCATATCACCTGGATAAAATCTTTTATGTTCTTTTGGACATAATATTACGCCCTTTTCTTTATGCGCAATTTCAATTATTTTTTTTCTATTTTTTCTTTCAAAAATATACACTGGTTTTTCTGGAGCATAATGCCGATATTTCATTCCAGGTGCTTTAGGTGTCTCAACTGTCTTTGCATTCTTTACAAAATCGGGTATGATAACCTCTCCAAATAGTTCGTGTAATTTTTCAATGGTAATAGGTCCAGGCCTTAAGATAATGGGAATATCCCCTGAAAGGTCTATAATAGTAGACTCTATTCCAAATGGGGTATTCCCAGCATCTATTATACACTCTATCTTTCCAAACAAATCTTCAATAACAGCTGATGCATCGGTAGGACTGGGTTTTCCTGAAAGATTTGCACTTGGTGCAGCAATAGGCCCTGCATATTCACAAAGCTTTCTAGCAACAGGATGCGCAGGTATTCTAACACCAACTGTATTAAGACTCGCTGTAACATTTTTCGGAAAACTAGCTTTCTTTCTTATAACAAATGTAATTGGTCCAGGAGTTATCTGTTCAATGACTTTACGATATTTTTCATTTACCTCTCCTATTTCATACAAAGTATCAACAAAAGCCACATGAACAATTAATGGATTGTCTTTTGCTCTACCCTTAACCTTAAATATCTTATCAACTGCTTCACCGTTGGAAGCACTGGCCCCAAGCCCATAGACAGTTTCCGTTGGAAATGCAACTAATCCTCCAGATTTAATAACCTTACACGGATATGAAATATCTATATCAGATAATGTCTTTATTTTTAATATCTTAGTCTCCACTCTCTCTCCTCCATAAAAAATTAAAAACCTCCATATACTCTTTTGTTAACTTTTTGGAAATATAACATATCTCATAATTCTCATTCAAGCCTTTTCTTGTAAAGTTAGCTGACCCCAAAAACACGTAATCATCAACTATTACAAACTTATGATGCAACATCCTATCCTTTATTATTTTAATATTCCTAATGGGAAAGTTAAAAAGTCCATATCTTTCAAACCAATTATCGGTGATTATTTTTACATCAACACCTTTAGATTCCTTAAATTTTAACATGGCAAAAATTTTTTGATTTGTAAATGCATAAACACATGCATATATTTTCCTTTTTGCACTCATTAACAACTTTAAAAGTTCACTTTCCACATCATCATAACCTACTATCAAAAAATTTTCTATAGAAACCACTCTTCCATCGTTCCAAAGATTTAGAAAAAGCTTTTTAAAATCTCTTGAATAATTATCAAAGATAACAATATCATTAAAACCCGTTACCAAACCACTTTCTGTAAAATTTGCAGAACCAAACAACATTCCATTATCATTTACCATAAATTTTGCATGATGCAAAGTATATTCATAATCCTTAAGCACCGAACATTTCAAAGAAGAATTTGGAACTTCCAAAATTACTCTTACGTCTATTCCTTTTTTGAAAAGTTTGTTAATCTTTTCCACAATTTCAATTTTATCAATACTATATGAAGAAATATACAAAAAACTCTTAGATTTTTCCATAAAATCCAAAACTACATATGTTAAATCTTCAAATTCAGTAAAATAAGCTGAAAAACAAATAATTGCTAAAAATAAAAAAACAATACTACTTATTTTCATCCTCGCCAACCTTTAGCAATGCAAGAAATGCTTCCTGTGGTATAGAAACACTTCCAATCTCTCTTAACCTTTTCTTACCTTCCTTTTGTTTTTGTAAAAGCTTCATTTTTCTTGTAACATCTCCCCCGTAACATTTTGCAAGCACATCTTTTCTCAAAGCCTTAATTGTCGATCGTGCTATTATTCTTCCGCCCGCTCTTGCTTGAACAGGTATCTCAAATTGATGTTGCGGAATTAATTCTGCTAGTTTATCAACCAATTTTCTCGCCATTGCATATGCCTTATTTTTATGTGCAATTATCGATAATGCATCAACTGGTTCTTTATTCACCAATATCGTTATTTTAACAAGTTCACTTTTTCTATACCCTATCATTTCATAATCCATGGAAGCATATCCCCTACTCGATGCCTTCATTTTATCAAAAAAGTCAAAAATTATCTCCGCAAGTGGAACTTCAAAATTCAATACAACTCTTTCAAAACCAGCATTCTCAGTACTTGTCATAATTCCACGTTTTTCATTTTGAACTAAATTCATTAACTTTCCCAAATACTCTGGAGGAGTTATTATAGAAAGTTTTACATATGGTTCGTAGACTTCTTGAATCATGGACTCATCTGGGAATTTAGCAGGATCGTTAACAATAACTTCTTCTCCATTCTTTAAAATTACCTTGTATTCAACATTTGGTGCTGTTAAAATTACAGTCATCTCAAACTCTCTTTCTAACCTTTCTCTTACCACATCCATATGCAAAAGCCCCAAAAAACCACACCTAAAGCCAAAACCCAAAGCAGGTGAATGATCTGGATAAAAGGTCAAAGAAGAATCATTTAACTTTAACTTTTCCAAAGCTTTTCTCAACTCCTCGTAATATTCCGGCACACCGGGATACATACCTGCAAAAACCATTGGCTTTATTTCTTTATATCCAGGTAATGGTTCTTCAACAGGATCAGTAGCATTTGTTATAGTATCACCAATTTTTGCCAATGATACCTCCTTTATCCCTGCAATAATGTATCCAATATCACCTGCTTTTAGTTTTTCTATAGGCGTCATATCTGGTGTAAATACACCAGTTTCAACAACTTCGTATACTTGTTTGTTTGAATAAGTCATTATTTTATCTCCAGGTTTTATTTCACCATTAAATACCCTTACATACGTGATAACTCCTCGATATTTATCGTATTTTGCATCAAAAATAAGTGCAGAAAGCTTTTCATTTTCTGTTCCTTTTGGAGAAGGTACTCTTCCTATTATTGCTTCCAAAACATCTTCCACTCCAATTCCCTCTTTAGCACTTACTTTTAAAATCTCCTCACTGGAAATACCAATTAGATCTTCTATTTCAAGCTCCGTTTCTGGTATATTGGCATTTGGAAGATCTATCTTATTAATCACCGGAATTATTTCCAAATTATGTTCAATCGCCTTATACGCATTTGCAACAGTTTGGGCTTGTACTCCTTGTGAAGCATCCACAAGTAGTATGACACCTTCAACTGCTGCAAGACTTCTATCAACTTCGTACGTAAAATCCACATGTCCTGGGGTATCAACTATATTAATTTCATAAACTTTTCCATTCTTTTTGGATTTATAAAATACCCTTAAAGGATGGGATTTTATGGTAATTCCCCTTTCCCTTTCTATATCCATACTATCCAAAAATTGCTCTCTCATCTTGCGTTTTTCCACTGCACCAGTAATTTCCAAAATTCTATCACTTAACGTAGTCTTCCCATGATCTATATGTGCAATAATACTTATGTTTCTAACATTCTTCACAATTTCCCTCCTTTAATTGCATAACAAGTTGCTTAAAATATTCTCCACGTTCTTCAAAATTTTTAAACGCATCAAAACTTGCACCACCTGGACTCAGCATAATAACATCCCCTCTAGAAGCCATTGAAAACAATTGATTTACCGCTTGATTTATCGTATCAACTTTAAAATATCTAACACCATCAAGATAAGGCTCTATCTCATCTGCTATTGGACCTACTAATGCCAAAATCTTTACCTTTTCTTTAATTATCTTTGCAAGTAATGTATAATCTTCATTCTTACCTATTCCCGCCATTATTAAATGTAATTTATCATCAAAATTTTCAATAGCACGGATTACGGCAATTGCATTTGTAGCTTTAGAATCGTTGAAAAATTTCACTCCGTTTATTTCCGTAACATACTCCATTCTGTGCGGTAATTTTTCAAAATCTTCCAAAAACTCCCATTTAAATTCATAACCCATGGTTTCCAAAATAGTCTTTGCAGCAGCCACATTTTCTACTGTTTGCCTATATCTAAGATGTATAGGTAATTTTTCAATTGAAAAGTCGAATCTAAATGGTACTTTCTTGGCACTTACTTTATATAAATTCTTTCTTATATACTCATCGTTTGGATTGTATACAAAAACATCATCTTTACTTTGAAAAGATGCAATTTTAAATTTTGAAGAAACATAATGCTCCATATCAGGATGCCAATTTAGATGATTAGGATATATATTCAAAATCGAAGAAATATTTGGTTTAAACCTTTTTGACCAAAACAACTGAAAACTACTTATCTCTAAAACCAAATAATTTGCCCTTAAATTATCGTTTAAAAGTTTTGCAATTGGAATCCCAATATTTCCTGCTAGTAATGCCCTTACTTTTTTATTTAACAAATGATAAATTAAAGACACAGTAGTGCTCTTCCCCACAGAACCTGTAACTGCTATAACAAAAGGAGTCCAACCGATTTTTTCAAATTCTCTCTGACAAAAGGAGATCTCCGTATCTATCTCAATACTCCGTCTTTTCGCCTCTTTTATTATTTCATTTTCAAAATGTACACCGGGACTAACCAAAATAATATCACATTCAAGTGCTTTTTCCGTATGTCCATTTTCTTCAAATTGCACACCATTTTCCAATAACAACTTTTTATCAGAAGAAGCTAATTTTTTCCCCTCACTTACAAAAACTTCATGCCCATTTTTCACAAGATATTTAAAAATTTCTTTGTTACTTAATCCAAAACCCAACAAAGTAAACTTCAAAACAAATCACCCCTACTTTATTTTAACATATATAAAAATTTCTTCATTTCTTCCAAACAAATCTTATGTAATTTTTCCCTCTTTTCTTTCT is a genomic window containing:
- the hslV gene encoding ATP-dependent protease subunit HslV; translation: MKWRSTTVVCVRKNDSVVMVSDGQVTYGNTIMKGNAKKVRKMGEGNVLAGFAGSVADAMALFDRFEAKYREWGGNLLKSAVELAKDWRTDRVLRRLEALLLVADKKYTFIISGTGEVIQPEDDIASIGSGSPYAIAAGRALLKHTNLSAKEIALESIRIASEICIYTNDNFTIEEL
- a CDS encoding L-threonylcarbamoyladenylate synthase produces the protein METKILKIKTLSDIDISYPCKVIKSGGLVAFPTETVYGLGASASNGEAVDKIFKVKGRAKDNPLIVHVAFVDTLYEIGEVNEKYRKVIEQITPGPITFVIRKKASFPKNVTASLNTVGVRIPAHPVARKLCEYAGPIAAPSANLSGKPSPTDASAVIEDLFGKIECIIDAGNTPFGIESTIIDLSGDIPIILRPGPITIEKLHELFGEVIIPDFVKNAKTVETPKAPGMKYRHYAPEKPVYIFERKNRKKIIEIAHKEKGVILCPKEHKRFYPGDMVVVLGSLENPYTIAQNLFRLLRQIDKMDFQIAYVEKLEERGILFSVMNRLKKAGLEVKL
- a CDS encoding phospholipase D-like domain-containing protein encodes the protein MKISSIVFLFLAIICFSAYFTEFEDLTYVVLDFMEKSKSFLYISSYSIDKIEIVEKINKLFKKGIDVRVILEVPNSSLKCSVLKDYEYTLHHAKFMVNDNGMLFGSANFTESGLVTGFNDIVIFDNYSRDFKKLFLNLWNDGRVVSIENFLIVGYDDVESELLKLLMSAKRKIYACVYAFTNQKIFAMLKFKESKGVDVKIITDNWFERYGLFNFPIRNIKIIKDRMLHHKFVIVDDYVFLGSANFTRKGLNENYEICYISKKLTKEYMEVFNFLWRRESGD
- the lepA gene encoding translation elongation factor 4, which codes for MKNVRNISIIAHIDHGKTTLSDRILEITGAVEKRKMREQFLDSMDIERERGITIKSHPLRVFYKSKKNGKVYEINIVDTPGHVDFTYEVDRSLAAVEGVILLVDASQGVQAQTVANAYKAIEHNLEIIPVINKIDLPNANIPETELEIEDLIGISSEEILKVSAKEGIGVEDVLEAIIGRVPSPKGTENEKLSALIFDAKYDKYRGVITYVRVFNGEIKPGDKIMTYSNKQVYEVVETGVFTPDMTPIEKLKAGDIGYIIAGIKEVSLAKIGDTITNATDPVEEPLPGYKEIKPMVFAGMYPGVPEYYEELRKALEKLKLNDSSLTFYPDHSPALGFGFRCGFLGLLHMDVVRERLEREFEMTVILTAPNVEYKVILKNGEEVIVNDPAKFPDESMIQEVYEPYVKLSIITPPEYLGKLMNLVQNEKRGIMTSTENAGFERVVLNFEVPLAEIIFDFFDKMKASSRGYASMDYEMIGYRKSELVKITILVNKEPVDALSIIAHKNKAYAMARKLVDKLAELIPQHQFEIPVQARAGGRIIARSTIKALRKDVLAKCYGGDVTRKMKLLQKQKEGKKRLREIGSVSIPQEAFLALLKVGEDENK
- the murD gene encoding UDP-N-acetylmuramoyl-L-alanine--D-glutamate ligase; the protein is MKFTLLGFGLSNKEIFKYLVKNGHEVFVSEGKKLASSDKKLLLENGVQFEENGHTEKALECDIILVSPGVHFENEIIKEAKRRSIEIDTEISFCQREFEKIGWTPFVIAVTGSVGKSTTVSLIYHLLNKKVRALLAGNIGIPIAKLLNDNLRANYLVLEISSFQLFWSKRFKPNISSILNIYPNHLNWHPDMEHYVSSKFKIASFQSKDDVFVYNPNDEYIRKNLYKVSAKKVPFRFDFSIEKLPIHLRYRQTVENVAAAKTILETMGYEFKWEFLEDFEKLPHRMEYVTEINGVKFFNDSKATNAIAVIRAIENFDDKLHLIMAGIGKNEDYTLLAKIIKEKVKILALVGPIADEIEPYLDGVRYFKVDTINQAVNQLFSMASRGDVIMLSPGGASFDAFKNFEERGEYFKQLVMQLKEGNCEEC